From Streptomyces mirabilis, a single genomic window includes:
- a CDS encoding replication-relaxation family protein: protein MNMPLAESPATAAPTRSFHTLGREILELLYQHRVLSTPQLHVLLTLPEKRPGRPVYLRWQLGELHQAGLVDRIRAHGPGGRGRVQSQPFLWFLTEAGAASVEEAGELPSRPYRVSPESVAGARQAHTLGVNEVGVAFVEWARRLGHECGPLDWTPEVANRIRDGQRRFEDDHVISDAVLNYVHMERGGRRTMLSFFVEFDRATMTSARLAAKLQAYGRLYEYVPQSADRTRRTPNATRPAWMYNYPVFPRVLVILDAAPPKAGEPDRRPQRLAARTEDLYTRAAADVRLSRLKGDIHIGVTTLQQLQEHGPFAPIFTPLLSGTQSARPAPTDLYLATK from the coding sequence ATGAACATGCCCCTTGCCGAGTCGCCCGCGACGGCGGCGCCGACGCGCAGCTTTCACACGCTCGGCCGCGAAATCCTGGAACTGCTGTACCAGCACCGAGTGCTGTCCACCCCGCAACTGCATGTGCTGCTGACCCTGCCCGAGAAGCGGCCGGGCCGTCCCGTGTACCTGCGCTGGCAGCTCGGCGAGCTGCACCAGGCCGGGCTGGTCGACCGGATCCGGGCACACGGACCCGGCGGCCGCGGGCGCGTCCAGAGCCAGCCGTTCCTGTGGTTCCTCACCGAAGCCGGCGCCGCGTCGGTGGAGGAAGCCGGAGAGCTGCCCTCCCGGCCCTACCGGGTGTCGCCCGAGTCGGTCGCCGGGGCCCGTCAGGCGCACACGCTCGGCGTGAACGAGGTCGGGGTGGCCTTCGTCGAGTGGGCACGCCGCCTCGGCCACGAGTGCGGTCCGCTGGACTGGACCCCGGAGGTCGCCAACCGGATCCGTGACGGGCAGCGCCGCTTCGAGGACGACCACGTCATCAGCGACGCCGTCCTCAACTACGTGCATATGGAGCGCGGTGGCCGGCGCACGATGCTCAGCTTCTTCGTCGAGTTCGACCGCGCCACGATGACCTCCGCGCGGCTCGCCGCGAAGCTCCAGGCCTACGGCCGGCTGTACGAGTACGTCCCGCAAAGTGCGGACCGCACGCGACGGACCCCGAACGCGACGCGGCCGGCGTGGATGTACAACTACCCGGTCTTCCCCCGGGTCCTGGTGATTCTCGACGCGGCGCCGCCGAAGGCCGGGGAGCCGGACCGGCGCCCGCAGCGGCTGGCCGCGCGCACCGAGGACCTCTACACCCGCGCCGCGGCGGACGTCCGTCTCAGCCGGCTCAAGGGCGACATCCACATCGGCGTCACCACCCTGCAGCAACTCCAGGAGCACGGGCCGTTCGCCCCGATCTTCACCCCGCTGCTGAGCGGCACGCAGTCCGCCCGCCCCGCCCCTACCGACCTCTACCTCGCCACGAAGTGA
- a CDS encoding conjugal transfer protein produces MKRQRRQRKADKKKQFVEAEVWDEEVEEHQESPTDQPDETGWKASTAHMSGISRLARVGVWALVASGPALGMLAFLSASGPAQGATRPVVAAAPASSVGPAGFAELFVAAYLQAGQGTERDLAPYYSGSFALAVKPGTREATQSTVLASREVQPGYWSITVAADVTAHDDKGKAKRLGVQYFRVGIQATGPASAGGTDKAASDAGYAATSLPAQVAAPASVKPGGLAYETDRGSSSADPSVETARGFLAAYLTGSNELDRYTSPGTRLQPISPAPYAALKVTGVQDDSSGSGQQKVPADGTVLHQLVQVDATDQAGSPVSLSYALTLKSRAGRWEVASVDDAPAIRASSPPSAAPHTTTPSPDAATATPSPSPSNS; encoded by the coding sequence GTGAAGCGCCAGCGCCGGCAGCGGAAGGCCGACAAGAAGAAGCAGTTCGTCGAGGCGGAAGTCTGGGACGAGGAGGTCGAGGAGCACCAGGAGTCGCCGACGGACCAGCCGGATGAAACCGGGTGGAAGGCGAGCACCGCCCACATGTCCGGGATCTCCCGGCTGGCCCGCGTCGGTGTCTGGGCTCTCGTGGCGTCAGGCCCGGCTCTGGGAATGCTGGCGTTCCTCAGCGCGTCCGGCCCGGCCCAGGGCGCGACCAGGCCGGTCGTTGCCGCAGCGCCCGCGTCCTCGGTCGGGCCGGCGGGCTTCGCCGAACTGTTCGTCGCCGCCTACCTCCAGGCCGGCCAGGGCACCGAGCGTGACCTGGCGCCGTACTACTCCGGCTCGTTCGCCCTGGCCGTCAAGCCCGGGACCCGCGAGGCCACGCAGTCCACCGTCCTGGCCTCCCGTGAGGTTCAGCCTGGCTACTGGTCGATCACCGTGGCCGCCGACGTCACGGCGCACGACGACAAGGGCAAGGCGAAGCGCCTGGGGGTGCAGTACTTCCGCGTCGGCATTCAGGCCACCGGCCCGGCCAGTGCCGGCGGTACCGACAAGGCGGCATCCGATGCCGGCTACGCCGCGACGTCCCTGCCGGCGCAGGTGGCCGCACCCGCCTCCGTCAAGCCCGGCGGCCTGGCGTACGAGACCGACCGCGGGTCGAGCAGCGCCGACCCGTCGGTGGAGACCGCGCGCGGGTTCCTGGCCGCCTACCTCACCGGTTCCAACGAGCTCGACCGCTACACCTCGCCCGGTACGCGGCTTCAGCCCATCAGCCCTGCGCCGTACGCCGCGTTGAAGGTGACCGGCGTCCAGGACGACTCGTCCGGCTCCGGCCAGCAGAAGGTGCCGGCCGACGGCACGGTGCTGCACCAGCTGGTCCAGGTCGATGCCACGGACCAGGCCGGCAGCCCGGTCTCGCTGAGCTACGCGCTCACCCTCAAGTCCCGCGCTGGCCGCTGGGAGGTCGCGTCCGTCGACGACGCCCCGGCCATCCGCGCGAGCAGCCCGCCTTCCGCGGCGCCGCACACCACCACCCCAAGCCCCGACGCAGCCACGGCGACTCCCTCGCCGTCGCCGTCGAACTCCTGA
- a CDS encoding peptidoglycan DD-metalloendopeptidase family protein: MSEQAESKALRRVLIAILLSCLLGFGLVLAAVLALTSAIGEDNTSDALENAGFGGGLSDTKDIPDWLRPIILNAVRDYGCAETTPSLIAAQLYQESNFRKNPPDGGAGALGIAQFIPSTWATQGIDANKKGGADPLDPEDAVPSMVSYDCKLADEIRSVPGDVVDNMLAAYNAGGGAVKQYGGIPPYKETRDYVREIRERAEKWAAPMDGKVSGGLAKVVAGAKEAYNTPYVLGGSCKPPFVGSTGCDCSSLVKYAWSKVGVNLPRVTYDQVGIGSKINSAKDLRPGDLIFSGGSASSPEHVAMFIGGGEVIDAPHTGARVRIEPLSFWTDRILIMKRPDYTEPDSGGTSGSWVAPVADEHIGTGYGVSGSMWSSGYHTGVDFPVPKGTAVRAVGPGTVVTAGWNSAYGYQVVIKHGDGKYSQYAHQSSLNVSVGQKVKGGDRIGWSGDTGNVSGPHLHFEIRTGPEYGSDIDPLAYLRGHGVKI, from the coding sequence ATGTCTGAGCAAGCCGAGTCCAAGGCCCTGCGCAGAGTACTGATCGCGATCCTTTTGTCATGCCTGCTCGGCTTCGGCTTGGTGCTGGCTGCCGTGCTGGCGCTGACCTCGGCGATCGGTGAGGACAACACCAGCGACGCGTTGGAGAACGCGGGATTCGGCGGCGGCCTGTCGGACACCAAAGACATCCCCGACTGGCTGCGCCCGATCATCCTCAACGCGGTGCGGGACTACGGCTGCGCGGAGACCACTCCTTCGCTGATCGCCGCCCAGCTCTACCAGGAGTCCAACTTCCGCAAGAACCCGCCCGACGGCGGAGCGGGCGCGCTCGGGATCGCCCAGTTCATCCCTTCCACGTGGGCCACGCAGGGCATCGACGCCAACAAGAAGGGCGGCGCAGACCCGCTGGATCCCGAGGACGCCGTGCCGTCGATGGTGTCCTACGACTGCAAGCTCGCCGACGAGATCCGCAGCGTGCCCGGCGACGTCGTCGACAACATGCTCGCCGCGTACAACGCCGGCGGCGGCGCGGTGAAGCAGTACGGCGGCATCCCGCCGTACAAGGAGACCCGGGACTACGTCCGCGAGATCCGGGAGCGGGCGGAGAAGTGGGCCGCTCCGATGGACGGCAAGGTCTCCGGTGGCCTGGCCAAGGTCGTCGCCGGCGCCAAGGAGGCCTACAACACCCCCTACGTCCTGGGCGGCAGCTGCAAGCCCCCGTTCGTGGGCTCTACCGGCTGCGACTGCTCCAGCCTGGTCAAGTACGCCTGGAGCAAGGTCGGCGTGAACCTCCCCAGGGTCACGTACGACCAGGTCGGCATCGGCAGCAAGATCAACTCGGCGAAGGACCTGCGCCCCGGCGACCTCATCTTCTCCGGTGGCAGCGCCTCCAGCCCGGAGCACGTCGCCATGTTCATCGGCGGCGGAGAGGTGATCGACGCGCCGCACACCGGTGCCCGCGTCCGGATCGAGCCCCTCTCGTTCTGGACGGACCGAATCCTGATCATGAAGCGTCCGGACTACACCGAGCCCGATTCAGGCGGCACGTCGGGCTCATGGGTCGCCCCGGTCGCCGACGAGCACATCGGCACCGGATATGGGGTGTCGGGGTCAATGTGGTCGAGCGGCTACCACACCGGCGTGGACTTCCCGGTACCCAAGGGAACCGCGGTTCGCGCGGTGGGCCCGGGCACCGTGGTCACGGCCGGCTGGAACTCCGCGTACGGCTACCAGGTGGTGATCAAGCACGGGGACGGCAAGTACTCGCAATACGCGCACCAGTCCTCGCTGAACGTCTCCGTCGGCCAGAAGGTAAAGGGTGGCGACCGGATCGGATGGTCCGGCGACACGGGCAACGTCAGCGGCCCGCACCTCCACTTCGAGATACGTACCGGGCCTGAGTACGGATCGGACATCGACCCGCTGGCCTACCTCCGCGGTCACGGCGTGAAGATCTGA
- a CDS encoding GntR family transcriptional regulator has translation MTSHHPHEQVAAALRADILSGRLAPGDQLPGQRELGEKLGVAPNTVAQALRLLEEEGLVETAPRRRSRVLQPALAMTVRLHEDGLIRPAESGDGGHDDTRRGVPGTDAAAVEALGLTPDAVLSVRQSVLLQAGIPWALQTLFTPDLLAVSGAEAATVAPFTAGTLRREDSHTSSWGARSATTEECSLLKSKAGTAVFEIRRVGYTDERPTSYLLTVVRADRVTIRTGSAS, from the coding sequence ATGACGTCCCATCACCCGCACGAGCAGGTCGCGGCCGCGCTGCGCGCCGACATCCTGAGCGGCAGACTGGCCCCGGGCGATCAGCTCCCCGGTCAGCGTGAGTTGGGTGAAAAGCTCGGCGTCGCCCCGAACACCGTGGCCCAGGCGTTGCGGCTCCTCGAAGAGGAGGGCCTGGTCGAGACGGCCCCGCGCCGCCGCAGTCGAGTGCTGCAGCCGGCTCTCGCCATGACGGTCCGCCTGCACGAGGACGGGCTGATCCGGCCGGCTGAGTCCGGCGACGGCGGCCACGACGACACGAGGCGCGGGGTTCCTGGTACCGACGCCGCCGCGGTCGAGGCTCTGGGCCTCACACCGGACGCCGTCCTGTCCGTCCGCCAGTCGGTGCTGCTGCAGGCCGGCATCCCGTGGGCGCTGCAGACCCTCTTCACCCCGGACTTGCTCGCGGTGTCGGGGGCCGAGGCCGCCACCGTCGCGCCGTTCACGGCGGGCACGCTGCGTCGCGAGGACAGCCACACCAGCAGCTGGGGCGCGAGGTCGGCCACCACCGAGGAGTGCTCACTCCTCAAGTCCAAGGCCGGCACCGCGGTGTTCGAGATTCGAAGAGTCGGATATACGGATGAGCGCCCAACCTCATACCTTTTGACGGTAGTACGTGCGGATCGGGTGACTATCCGCACGGGAAGCGCCAGTTAG
- a CDS encoding ATP/GTP-binding protein — translation MTIAPDPTVAPPVDLAKPDADVRDTPATREMHYARAELALALPDHLALREVPLTPDPLEALANAVADVREDLGESADVMLDLVPVAPNRVGSRRRRLLAQARRNPSDGPAIPGMPQQRTNRFGFDLGAVMSEIATEMKGNQGGGARQRQHHQQQRTHRVADMKAAMGKLAPGAEPVFSMQLLVRTCARDEYRARMLLDQILAALEPWSGDNHLRPVGLHLGVTRVRSDHWFYRSKFDRRFETGLFVPRRHSWVTAQEIAGLLKPPTKHNNAPNITRSGGVVPPPPAALPTWTGQQGLLPLGWVSKSGGGERLAGVPLKYLLFALFLGKSGFGKTEMSLVQAIALAHNGFGVLFLDPHGDGWTRARPYLAHKELADRIWEIDLTSPELDKLVGSWNPLSMERRRESEIPDLVQYIVTGFAAALNWSDSAGRAKTILTRAVESLVYLSWHVCRAGRPELAPTVFQIRTILTDAVWRTNVLPYLPKDIRDFWENVFPSYSKEAVPVVTNIIERLSSSNAIKAFLGSSRSTYDIRHAMDTGKIVFVCPAGTGDVDRIISSLLIYDLFRAGLSRRDTPPDQRRDFYTFIDELTSVDGASKGTLAQITEQLRKYNVKLLAMTQMAQRLSATTRQGLLQNLSILSTTASDVDEATLVTRRWGKKVSPDTIVQLNRYNYVMSVTLDGGTSDPFRVRGASVEDLYGDYFRPQNEERLARAIDENLQRRSVRDILTDLRRLDLRLRRFIVTLDVPPDDDDPTGADVPPDEPDFDEAAPADDEGSGGPTDGTVSTGGPAKPRVHDSEGTLISGEQPDPADETPNNVHPINPHQNQSRLG, via the coding sequence ATGACCATCGCACCAGACCCGACCGTCGCACCGCCGGTCGATCTCGCCAAGCCGGATGCGGACGTCCGCGACACGCCGGCCACCCGGGAGATGCACTACGCCCGCGCGGAGCTGGCCCTGGCCCTTCCTGACCACCTCGCCCTGCGCGAAGTGCCGCTCACCCCGGACCCGCTCGAGGCCCTGGCGAACGCGGTCGCCGACGTCCGCGAGGATCTCGGCGAGAGCGCCGACGTCATGCTGGACCTCGTTCCCGTCGCCCCGAACCGGGTCGGCAGCCGCCGCCGGCGCCTGCTCGCCCAGGCCCGCCGCAACCCGTCCGACGGTCCGGCCATACCCGGCATGCCGCAACAGCGCACCAACCGGTTCGGCTTCGACCTCGGCGCCGTCATGTCCGAGATCGCCACCGAGATGAAGGGCAACCAGGGCGGCGGCGCCCGGCAGCGGCAGCACCACCAGCAGCAGCGCACCCACCGCGTCGCCGACATGAAGGCCGCGATGGGCAAGCTCGCCCCTGGCGCCGAGCCGGTCTTCTCCATGCAGCTGCTCGTCCGCACCTGCGCACGCGATGAGTACCGGGCCCGGATGCTGCTGGACCAGATCCTCGCCGCCCTGGAGCCGTGGTCCGGCGACAACCACCTCCGGCCCGTCGGCCTCCACCTCGGAGTCACCCGCGTCCGTTCGGACCACTGGTTCTACCGGAGCAAGTTCGACCGCCGCTTCGAGACCGGACTCTTCGTGCCGCGCCGGCACTCCTGGGTGACCGCCCAGGAGATCGCCGGCCTGCTCAAGCCGCCCACCAAGCACAACAACGCCCCCAACATCACCCGCTCGGGCGGGGTCGTGCCGCCCCCTCCGGCGGCCCTCCCGACGTGGACGGGACAGCAGGGCCTGCTCCCCCTCGGCTGGGTATCCAAGTCCGGCGGCGGCGAGCGCCTGGCCGGCGTCCCGCTGAAGTACCTGCTGTTCGCGTTGTTCCTCGGCAAGTCCGGCTTCGGCAAGACCGAGATGTCGCTGGTCCAGGCGATCGCCCTGGCTCACAACGGGTTCGGCGTGCTCTTCCTCGACCCACACGGCGACGGCTGGACCCGCGCGCGCCCGTACCTGGCGCACAAAGAACTGGCCGACCGGATCTGGGAAATCGACCTCACGTCCCCGGAGCTCGACAAGTTGGTCGGCTCCTGGAATCCGCTGTCCATGGAGCGCCGGCGCGAGTCGGAGATCCCCGACCTCGTCCAGTACATCGTCACCGGCTTCGCCGCGGCCCTGAACTGGAGCGACAGCGCCGGCCGAGCGAAGACCATCCTCACCAGGGCGGTCGAGTCCCTGGTCTACCTGTCGTGGCACGTCTGCCGCGCCGGGCGGCCCGAGCTGGCGCCCACCGTCTTCCAGATCCGTACGATCCTCACCGACGCGGTCTGGCGCACCAACGTGCTGCCTTACCTGCCCAAGGACATCCGGGACTTCTGGGAGAACGTCTTCCCGAGCTACAGCAAGGAAGCCGTACCGGTCGTCACCAACATCATCGAGCGCCTGTCGTCCAGCAACGCGATCAAGGCGTTCCTCGGGTCGAGCCGGTCGACGTACGACATCCGGCACGCCATGGACACCGGCAAGATCGTCTTCGTCTGCCCCGCTGGCACCGGCGACGTCGACCGCATCATCAGCTCCCTGCTGATCTACGACCTCTTCCGCGCCGGCCTCTCACGACGAGACACCCCGCCCGACCAGCGCCGCGACTTCTATACCTTCATCGACGAGCTGACCAGCGTGGACGGCGCGTCCAAGGGGACCCTCGCCCAGATCACCGAGCAGCTGCGCAAGTACAACGTGAAGTTGCTCGCCATGACGCAGATGGCGCAGCGGCTGAGCGCCACCACCAGGCAGGGTCTGCTGCAGAATCTGTCCATCCTCTCGACGACGGCGTCCGACGTCGACGAGGCGACGCTGGTCACCCGACGGTGGGGAAAGAAGGTCTCCCCCGACACGATCGTCCAGCTCAACCGGTACAACTACGTGATGTCGGTGACGCTCGACGGCGGTACGAGCGACCCGTTCCGTGTCCGCGGTGCCTCGGTGGAGGACCTGTACGGCGACTACTTCCGGCCGCAGAACGAGGAGCGGCTGGCACGGGCCATCGACGAGAACCTGCAGCGCCGCTCGGTGCGCGACATCCTCACCGACCTGCGCCGGCTGGACCTGAGGCTGCGCCGGTTCATCGTCACCCTCGATGTTCCGCCGGACGACGACGATCCCACCGGCGCCGATGTGCCGCCCGACGAGCCCGACTTCGACGAAGCCGCACCTGCGGACGACGAAGGCTCCGGTGGACCGACCGATGGCACGGTGTCCACCGGTGGGCCCGCCAAGCCTCGGGTCCACGACAGCGAAGGCACCCTAATCAGCGGCGAGCAGCCGGATCCGGCTGACGAGACCCCGAACAACGTGCACCCGATCAATCCCCACCAGAACCAGTCGAGGCTCGGATGA
- a CDS encoding ATP-binding protein codes for MRLPVRHISGHLIWTTAATVWAVWRVDTENYTHASKSTKRERLDSLESLFKSLRGEALLLSLCPSVDAASVVTRMTAGVDLDASPEYVDLALKVLDQLQDLELTGRVDFLAVPLSHVDFKQSTRAVFSSVQSEVMGALGLPVAPISLSDERQRLEQATRLAAGWPSGIKMRPATEAEILWIYGHSARRGLNEPLLPEDGAPRGLRGRGHTVTAHTQVILDEGGRGTRASKGPTNPFKRRYLRATSEHGDSYQAFCVLSEMPEAFRFPGSEYLAALDEFNFPVDWAVRLHVESGSKAEPKSRRQQRELAHQRGEYDGETSGVPASLDKASFALDEYRDRLTASSTEVEIRATVATCVWGTTPEEADEKATSLANHFGGNDYTLVRPTGDQVALFHGMLPGTKTPGPMLDYTQYLLARDFAMSMPFCGAGLGDDSGSLFGLQLNGGGVRPVLVDFSHGPRVNASASAAFVGELGSGKSVAMKCAMYSILTTGHRTGQRNSRGRALVIDRTPQQEWSRFALACPGTTQIINVDENAGVSLDPLRVFRGPRAARYTESFLTPLLDIGSMSIEGITLAEAIEATRLGPKPSMTALMDTLADRARTPDPDEPNDSAVRAAASELVRKLRSLAKKDLGRTIFDPTLPVVRITDSDSIVFAVDRLGLPTKEELSEHRLPSLEVEKRFGWRLMYLMTALCREIAFADPNEFAGVFLDECWWLTSSAEGSNLMLELIADGRKHNAGAFAGSHDPYDIGPKSEIGDKIRALLSHIFVFRHRGKALAARCLEFLDLDPTDDEMLKVITENLSPLNVSETERALRAGEGLYRDLRKRIAGIKVLIPADENAAAAITTTPGQLDDEADETVEFAEAADGVLA; via the coding sequence ATGCGTCTCCCCGTCCGGCACATCAGCGGCCACCTGATCTGGACCACTGCCGCCACCGTGTGGGCGGTGTGGCGCGTCGACACTGAGAACTACACCCACGCCTCGAAGTCCACGAAGCGCGAGCGACTGGACTCCCTGGAGTCCCTCTTCAAGTCCCTGCGGGGCGAGGCCCTCCTGCTCAGTCTGTGCCCGAGCGTCGACGCCGCGTCGGTCGTCACCCGCATGACCGCCGGCGTCGACCTCGACGCCTCCCCCGAGTACGTCGACCTGGCGCTGAAGGTCCTCGACCAGCTCCAGGACCTCGAACTCACCGGCCGCGTCGACTTCCTCGCGGTCCCCCTGTCCCACGTCGACTTCAAGCAGAGCACCCGGGCTGTCTTCTCCTCCGTCCAGTCGGAAGTCATGGGCGCCCTCGGCCTGCCGGTCGCCCCGATATCCCTCTCTGACGAACGCCAGCGCCTGGAGCAGGCCACCCGCCTGGCGGCGGGCTGGCCCTCCGGCATCAAGATGCGGCCCGCCACCGAGGCGGAAATCCTGTGGATCTACGGGCACAGCGCCCGCCGCGGACTGAACGAGCCGCTCCTGCCCGAGGACGGCGCACCGCGGGGTCTGCGCGGCCGCGGTCACACGGTGACCGCCCACACCCAGGTCATCCTCGACGAGGGCGGCCGCGGCACCCGCGCTTCCAAGGGCCCCACCAACCCCTTCAAGCGCCGCTACCTGCGCGCCACCAGCGAACACGGCGACTCCTACCAGGCGTTCTGCGTGCTCTCCGAGATGCCGGAAGCCTTCCGGTTCCCCGGCAGCGAGTACCTGGCGGCGTTGGACGAGTTCAACTTCCCCGTGGACTGGGCCGTCCGGCTGCACGTCGAGTCCGGCTCGAAGGCCGAGCCGAAGAGCCGGCGTCAGCAGCGCGAGCTCGCGCACCAGCGCGGCGAGTACGACGGCGAGACCTCCGGTGTGCCGGCATCGCTCGACAAGGCGTCCTTCGCCCTGGACGAGTACCGCGACCGGCTCACCGCCTCCAGCACCGAGGTCGAGATCCGCGCCACCGTCGCCACCTGCGTATGGGGCACGACCCCCGAGGAGGCGGATGAGAAGGCGACGTCGCTGGCCAACCACTTCGGCGGCAACGACTACACGCTGGTGCGGCCCACCGGCGACCAGGTCGCGCTGTTCCACGGCATGCTGCCCGGTACCAAGACCCCGGGCCCGATGCTCGACTACACCCAGTACCTGCTGGCCAGGGACTTCGCCATGTCGATGCCGTTCTGCGGCGCCGGCCTGGGCGACGACTCCGGCAGCCTCTTCGGCCTCCAGCTCAACGGCGGCGGCGTCCGCCCCGTCCTGGTCGACTTCTCCCACGGTCCCCGCGTCAACGCCTCCGCGTCCGCCGCGTTCGTCGGCGAGCTCGGCTCAGGAAAGTCCGTCGCGATGAAGTGCGCGATGTACTCCATCCTCACCACCGGCCACCGGACCGGGCAGAGGAACTCCCGCGGCCGCGCCCTGGTCATCGACCGCACTCCCCAGCAGGAATGGTCGCGGTTCGCGCTCGCGTGCCCTGGCACGACCCAGATCATCAACGTCGACGAGAACGCCGGCGTCAGCCTGGACCCCCTGCGCGTCTTCCGCGGCCCGCGCGCCGCCCGCTACACCGAGTCCTTCCTCACCCCGCTCCTGGACATCGGCTCGATGAGCATCGAGGGCATCACCCTCGCCGAGGCGATCGAGGCCACCCGGCTCGGCCCGAAGCCGAGCATGACCGCCCTGATGGATACCCTCGCCGACCGGGCCCGCACACCCGACCCGGACGAGCCGAACGACAGCGCGGTCCGCGCCGCCGCCTCCGAACTCGTCCGCAAGCTGCGCTCTCTGGCGAAGAAGGACCTCGGCCGCACCATCTTCGACCCGACGCTGCCGGTCGTGCGGATCACGGACTCCGACAGCATCGTCTTCGCCGTCGACCGCCTGGGCCTGCCCACCAAGGAGGAGCTCTCCGAGCACCGCCTCCCGAGCCTGGAGGTCGAAAAGCGGTTCGGTTGGCGGTTGATGTACCTGATGACGGCGCTCTGCCGCGAGATCGCGTTCGCGGACCCGAACGAGTTCGCCGGCGTCTTCCTCGACGAGTGCTGGTGGCTCACCTCGTCCGCCGAGGGCTCCAACCTGATGCTCGAGCTGATCGCCGACGGCCGCAAGCACAACGCCGGAGCGTTCGCCGGCAGCCACGACCCGTACGACATCGGCCCGAAAAGCGAGATCGGCGACAAGATCAGGGCGCTGCTCAGCCACATCTTCGTCTTCCGCCACCGCGGCAAGGCCCTGGCTGCGCGGTGCCTGGAGTTCCTCGACCTCGACCCGACCGACGACGAGATGCTCAAGGTCATCACCGAGAACCTCAGCCCGCTCAACGTCAGCGAGACCGAGCGCGCCCTGCGGGCCGGCGAAGGCCTGTACCGAGACCTCCGCAAGCGCATCGCGGGCATCAAGGTGCTGATCCCTGCGGACGAGAATGCGGCCGCCGCGATCACCACGACGCCCGGCCAGCTCGACGACGAAGCCGACGAGACCGTGGAGTTCGCCGAGGCGGCGGACGGGGTCCTGGCATGA
- a CDS encoding SMC-Scp complex subunit ScpB, translated as MPRTAAPPSSPPPAGDQARPQRRQRVKVPLRLVTSPHYADVALTAYVKIAALASRPEGCTAATVTIAEYVGLSKSSVERGMTQLMRPGPDGVVELSSTRRSLPGGCGTSAVRRTRPLSATERFVWIPVAASEDLTPRQLRAYALIAYAQAQRIPLTESEIAGALHHYSGRRAGQPLTTAAAGEIVDELEATRWITVERRAGVRGRHHFIAHDIPAALPQDPCGQPSTADVAPSSTSGPGEGSGSSADAGSLATKEEPRTDRPDDERAPFSPAVGEVQVGEAVENRGAQPPRGDGDGGLALRADDHQTPSTTPLTKPAGTPLTNHTGTYDGPGLTISARVHAVLEPVHSLYRQTSVYMQRRIAREVGQQLRSGIDDTRLRQRLEARACRFFTDEIRDPGRWILGVGLPHWGCGIFDCEAGVLWSSGRRCSVCEEIVRDRRRATAQPEAPTPTLVVHSTPTPRSTPAIPRGRCPECGCAVLLLNRTEPGRRCRPCREEHEGMRAGRPSSAVEPEACAGWDGSGCTRPALGSTGLCVRCRTRHLERAAS; from the coding sequence GTGCCCCGCACAGCAGCACCACCGAGTAGCCCGCCGCCGGCGGGCGATCAGGCGCGCCCGCAGCGCCGCCAGCGGGTCAAGGTGCCCCTGCGCCTCGTCACCAGCCCGCACTACGCCGACGTCGCGCTGACCGCGTACGTGAAGATCGCCGCGCTGGCGTCGCGTCCCGAGGGATGCACGGCGGCGACCGTGACCATCGCGGAGTACGTCGGCCTGTCGAAGTCCTCCGTCGAGCGCGGCATGACGCAGCTGATGCGCCCCGGGCCCGACGGCGTCGTCGAGCTGTCCTCGACCCGCCGTTCCCTGCCCGGCGGATGCGGCACCTCGGCGGTGCGCCGTACCCGGCCCCTGTCCGCGACCGAGCGGTTCGTATGGATCCCGGTGGCCGCCTCCGAGGACCTCACCCCGCGCCAGCTGCGCGCGTACGCACTCATCGCGTACGCCCAGGCCCAGCGGATCCCGCTCACCGAGTCGGAGATCGCAGGGGCGCTCCACCACTACAGCGGCCGACGGGCCGGCCAGCCGCTCACCACCGCGGCCGCCGGGGAGATCGTCGACGAGCTGGAGGCCACGCGGTGGATCACCGTGGAGCGCAGAGCCGGCGTGCGCGGCCGCCACCACTTCATCGCCCACGACATCCCCGCCGCCCTTCCTCAGGACCCCTGTGGACAACCGTCCACCGCGGACGTCGCACCCTCCTCCACCTCTGGTCCTGGTGAGGGATCGGGTTCCTCGGCTGATGCGGGATCACTCGCGACTAAGGAAGAACCTAGGACTGACCGACCTGATGACGAGCGCGCCCCCTTCTCACCCGCCGTAGGCGAAGTACAGGTAGGTGAAGCTGTGGAAAACCGCGGTGCGCAACCACCGCGCGGCGACGGCGACGGTGGACTCGCGCTGCGCGCGGATGACCACCAGACCCCCTCGACCACCCCCTTGACCAAGCCCGCGGGCACCCCCTTGACCAACCACACCGGCACCTACGACGGACCCGGGCTCACCATCAGCGCCCGGGTGCACGCCGTTCTCGAGCCGGTGCACAGTCTCTACCGGCAAACCAGCGTCTACATGCAACGGCGCATCGCCCGGGAGGTCGGCCAGCAGCTGCGCTCCGGCATCGACGACACCCGGCTGCGGCAGCGCCTGGAGGCACGGGCCTGCCGGTTCTTCACCGACGAGATCCGCGACCCCGGCCGGTGGATCCTCGGCGTCGGCCTGCCGCACTGGGGCTGCGGGATCTTCGACTGCGAGGCCGGTGTCCTGTGGAGCAGCGGCCGCCGGTGCTCGGTGTGCGAGGAGATCGTCCGCGACCGGCGCCGCGCCACCGCCCAGCCCGAGGCGCCCACTCCCACCCTCGTCGTCCACTCCACCCCCACCCCGCGCTCCACTCCCGCCATTCCCCGGGGCCGGTGCCCCGAGTGCGGTTGCGCCGTCCTGCTGCTGAACCGGACAGAGCCGGGCCGCAGGTGCAGGCCGTGCCGAGAGGAGCACGAGGGGATGCGCGCCGGCCGCCCGTCCTCAGCGGTGGAGCCCGAGGCGTGCGCGGGGTGGGACGGCAGCGGATGCACCCGCCCTGCGCTCGGTTCCACCGGCCTGTGTGTCCGATGCCGAACCCGGCATCTGGAGCGGGCCGCATCGTGA